One window of Anaerolineales bacterium genomic DNA carries:
- a CDS encoding ABC transporter ATP-binding protein: MTDRENKLPSGRARIDSLEMRGITKRFPGVLASDHVDFDVKSGEVHALLGENGAGKSTLMKILYGLYHPDEGEILLNGKPVSIASPNDSIGLGIGMIHQHFMLVPTLTVAENVALGLPSTRGFMTDLDQVSKRILELAKIYGLKIDPEAYIWQLSVGQQQRVEIIKALYRGAALLILDEPTAVLTPQEVDELFVIMRQMVKDGHGLIFISHKLHEVVEISNRVTVLRDGRKIGTRPTSEVTKQDLANWMVGREVGLIPDRGVVDRGEARLELNNISCSSDRGTPGLRGVTLEVCSGEILGIAGVSGNGQRELAEVIAGLRKAASGQVILEGQDVTGLPPAARTDRMLSYIPEERMRDGVIREFTVAENMVLREHEKRPYSRVGFLNLGEISRHTDELIKRFQVKTPSRDTLAKNLSGGNIQKVVLAREISRAPRVVIAAQPTRGLDIGATEYVREQLLEQRRNGVAIMLISEDLDEILALSDRIAVLYEGRVMDIVPREHATPEKLGLLMAGVHLEESASVVK; this comes from the coding sequence ATGACCGACCGAGAGAACAAGCTTCCATCAGGACGAGCCCGCATCGACAGCCTCGAAATGCGCGGAATCACCAAACGATTCCCTGGTGTGCTTGCCAGCGACCATGTTGACTTCGACGTGAAATCCGGTGAGGTGCATGCCTTGCTTGGTGAGAACGGCGCGGGCAAAAGCACGTTGATGAAGATTCTCTACGGCTTGTATCACCCGGATGAAGGCGAAATCCTGTTGAATGGCAAGCCTGTCAGCATTGCATCCCCCAACGATTCGATCGGACTTGGCATCGGCATGATCCATCAGCATTTCATGCTTGTACCCACGCTGACGGTTGCTGAAAATGTCGCTCTCGGGTTGCCATCCACCCGCGGATTCATGACCGACCTCGACCAGGTTTCAAAACGCATTCTTGAATTGGCAAAGATATACGGCTTGAAGATCGATCCGGAGGCCTACATTTGGCAGTTGTCGGTGGGGCAGCAGCAGCGTGTGGAGATCATCAAAGCCCTGTATCGCGGCGCGGCGTTGCTCATCCTCGACGAGCCGACGGCTGTCCTCACCCCGCAGGAAGTGGACGAGTTGTTCGTCATCATGCGGCAAATGGTGAAGGACGGGCATGGACTTATTTTCATTTCTCATAAACTGCACGAAGTGGTCGAGATCAGCAACCGCGTCACCGTGCTGCGCGACGGACGAAAGATCGGCACGCGGCCAACATCCGAAGTCACCAAACAGGACCTTGCCAACTGGATGGTCGGGCGCGAGGTGGGGTTAATTCCCGACCGCGGCGTTGTCGATCGCGGCGAAGCGCGCCTCGAACTCAATAACATTTCCTGCAGTAGTGACCGCGGCACCCCCGGCTTGCGGGGCGTCACCCTGGAAGTTTGCTCCGGCGAGATTTTGGGAATCGCGGGTGTATCGGGCAACGGTCAACGCGAGCTCGCCGAAGTCATCGCCGGTTTGCGGAAAGCCGCCAGCGGGCAGGTTATTCTTGAAGGGCAGGATGTTACAGGTCTGCCTCCTGCCGCGCGCACAGACCGGATGCTATCCTACATTCCGGAGGAGCGGATGCGCGACGGCGTGATCAGGGAATTCACCGTCGCCGAAAATATGGTCCTGCGCGAACATGAAAAACGACCTTACTCGCGCGTGGGATTTCTCAATCTTGGCGAAATTTCCCGTCATACTGATGAATTGATAAAAAGATTTCAGGTCAAGACACCCTCACGCGACACGCTCGCGAAGAATCTATCGGGCGGAAACATCCAAAAAGTGGTGTTGGCACGCGAGATCAGCCGCGCGCCGCGCGTCGTTATCGCCGCCCAGCCCACACGCGGACTTGACATTGGCGCAACGGAATACGTCCGCGAACAATTGCTCGAACAACGCCGCAACGGTGTTGCCATCATGCTCATCTCGGAAGACCTCGATGAGATCCTCGCACTCTCTGACCGCATCGCAGTGTTATACGAAGGACGAGTAATGGATATCGTTCCGCGCGAACACGCCACGCCCGAAAAACTCGGCTTGTTGATGGCGGGCGTCCATCTTGAAGAGAGTGCTTCTGTTGTAAAATAA
- a CDS encoding BMP family protein, which translates to MTEAPTEAATEEVPAEPFRVAVVMPSAINDLAFSQSMYDALMRIQEEMGGPEMFEVVYSEGMFVVDDAAAAIRDYASQGFDLVIAHGSQYGSSLQEIAPDFPETSFAWGTTLDTFDQPNIFAYEAASHEGGYVNGVMAATLSTSKVIGVVGPIETGDAKLYVDGFKAGVAATDPTVQVNVNYIGSFSDVALASEAATTHISAGADALTGTAQMVVGAIGKAEEAGALWFGTQSNQSSLAPGIVVASQVYHWEVALKEMIALIKEGTLGGQSFTANLENGGEVIEFNPEYDLPADAKALAEQTIQGIVDGTITITLP; encoded by the coding sequence ATGACTGAAGCCCCCACTGAAGCTGCAACTGAAGAAGTCCCTGCCGAACCCTTCCGGGTGGCGGTCGTAATGCCGAGTGCGATCAATGACCTGGCGTTCAGCCAGAGCATGTACGATGCCCTCATGCGCATTCAAGAGGAAATGGGCGGACCTGAAATGTTCGAGGTCGTGTATTCCGAAGGTATGTTCGTGGTGGATGATGCTGCTGCGGCGATCCGCGACTATGCCTCGCAGGGTTTCGACCTTGTGATCGCACACGGCTCGCAGTATGGTTCCTCTCTGCAGGAAATCGCCCCCGATTTCCCTGAAACCAGTTTTGCCTGGGGCACCACATTGGATACGTTCGACCAGCCCAATATTTTTGCCTATGAAGCAGCCTCTCACGAAGGCGGTTATGTCAACGGTGTGATGGCGGCCACATTGAGCACCTCCAAGGTGATCGGCGTTGTGGGTCCCATCGAGACCGGTGATGCAAAACTGTATGTGGACGGGTTCAAAGCTGGCGTTGCTGCGACCGATCCCACCGTTCAGGTGAACGTGAACTACATCGGTTCGTTCTCCGACGTTGCGCTTGCCTCTGAAGCCGCGACGACTCACATCTCCGCTGGAGCCGATGCGTTGACCGGGACCGCCCAGATGGTCGTGGGTGCGATTGGCAAAGCCGAAGAAGCCGGAGCCCTCTGGTTTGGGACGCAGTCCAATCAGTCCTCCCTGGCGCCGGGTATTGTGGTCGCCAGCCAGGTCTATCACTGGGAAGTGGCTCTCAAAGAAATGATCGCCTTGATCAAGGAAGGCACGTTGGGCGGCCAGTCCTTCACCGCCAATCTTGAGAATGGAGGCGAAGTGATTGAATTCAACCCCGAGTACGATCTTCCTGCCGATGCCAAAGCCCTGGCGGAACAGACCATCCAGGGAATCGTCGACGGAACAATCACGATCACTCTTCCGTAA
- a CDS encoding ABC transporter permease: MSDLLSTTVLIGILASGIRLATPYLYAAIGETFGQKSGVLNLGVEGQMLLGCFAAFYVAFNTGNLWLGLLAAVIVGALMGLAMAYVTVNLHAQQGISGIGFYLFGLGMSELLFQTLMGTVETVQGFPRIYFPGMSDIPGIGEILFNQNILVYGAFLLVPLAWFVLNKTTLGLKIRAVGENPDAADSLGVNVARIRYFTIILGGILSGIAGASLSIALLNVFQQNMTSGLGFIAVALVYFGGWKPTGVLWGALLFSMVNSLQLWIQVLGIPVPSDIAVMMPYVLTILVLVASVSRVRSPSALSKPFEREN, from the coding sequence ATCTCTGATCTTTTATCCACCACGGTCCTTATCGGCATCCTAGCATCAGGGATCCGTCTTGCGACTCCATATTTGTATGCCGCCATCGGTGAAACATTCGGCCAGAAGAGCGGTGTGTTGAATTTAGGCGTCGAAGGGCAGATGCTGCTCGGTTGTTTTGCTGCATTCTATGTGGCTTTCAATACGGGGAACTTGTGGCTTGGTTTGCTGGCGGCGGTCATAGTGGGGGCGTTAATGGGTCTGGCAATGGCGTATGTGACCGTGAACCTGCATGCACAGCAGGGCATCAGCGGAATCGGCTTTTATCTTTTTGGTTTGGGCATGAGCGAACTGCTGTTCCAGACCTTGATGGGAACGGTTGAAACGGTGCAGGGTTTTCCCAGGATTTACTTTCCCGGCATGAGCGATATTCCCGGTATCGGCGAGATCTTATTCAATCAAAACATTCTTGTATATGGCGCCTTCCTGCTTGTGCCGCTTGCCTGGTTCGTCTTGAACAAGACCACGCTTGGTTTGAAGATTCGCGCGGTGGGCGAAAACCCGGATGCGGCTGATTCGCTTGGAGTAAATGTGGCTCGCATCCGTTATTTCACCATCATCCTCGGTGGAATTCTTTCAGGGATTGCAGGAGCTTCGCTCTCGATTGCGTTGCTGAACGTCTTTCAACAGAACATGACCAGCGGGCTGGGTTTCATAGCGGTTGCCTTGGTTTATTTCGGAGGCTGGAAACCAACGGGTGTTTTGTGGGGCGCGTTGTTGTTCAGTATGGTGAACTCTCTGCAGTTATGGATTCAAGTATTGGGTATCCCAGTCCCGTCGGATATTGCGGTGATGATGCCTTATGTGCTGACCATTCTGGTTTTGGTTGCAAGTGTTTCCAGGGTCAGGTCACCGTCTGCTTTGTCGAAACCCTTTGAGCGGGAGAACTAG